The region ATTCAGCTACATTCATGTCATCCGGGATTTGTATATCGGGTAAAGGACTCTTGAAAATCCCTGTAAACTCAATATTACAACGAGAAATGGATTTCACACGCTAACACTTCATCTTTGCCCTCAGTAAGAAAGGCTTatgttgtgtctgtctgtctgtctgtctgtctgtctgttggggTAATGGTAATGGTAGACATCCTATGCATATTTATGAGCCagttgcataattaacgattatCGATGATTAGCCTTAAGAATTCTAGCTTCAAAtcccatataatttggtacatatcaaCGAGAGCAAGGGGTATGTGTCATATAAAATTTGTTGGTATACGTAACTTTATGTTTTAATACGCCATCTGCATCATTGATGATTTTGggtaattatgcaatatcttaagaatgtaaacttcaaatttgcAATAATTCAGtataatttatttatcaatttacCAATTACGGGAGATGTCAAGACTCATATATCAGTCTATATTCTGACACTGCATGTAATGCAACAATGCAAAGGCATACCCCCTACGGAAggcagtttacatctggtacaAATATTctactttgtctgtctgtctgtctgtctgtctgtctgtctgtctgtctgtctgtctgtctgtctgtctgtctgtgtgtgtgtgtatgtatgtatgtatgtatgtatgtatgtatgtatgtatgtatgtatatgtaaaaagAATTATGTATGTTACTCGCCCCCTCTCTTTTACATATAAAACACAAAGAACTGAATGACTTACCCGTTTCTCTGGAGTTGTCGCAAAGTACACATGACGTATTAGCAAAAGGTCTTCCCGCTATATAAATCGGTCGTATTGTtgttgaatttgatattttccaCCATAGGGATTTAAGTCTTATTGTTGGTTGGATCATTTGACGGGCAATGAACGCAGCTCTCAACATTTTCATGAGATTTCcatacactttttaaaaaccTTCTATCTCGTCATACATAGGCCTAATTATCAAAAGGCGATGACTTCAGCTGTGAATACAAAGGATGACAGTCACTGAAAACACAGAGAGAGAATGGGTCCCGTTTACTATCTATGATATTCAGAAAGTTTTGAATAGCGACTCTGTTTTTACTTGTGCCTGTATGTATTGTTTGTACAGGAGGTTGTACTCAAACAATCATTACGaaatacaatataaacacagGACCTTGGTAAAACTGACACTGATGCtgtcatatatactttaaaTAGAGCAAACAATTTCCATGGTCGATAATTCTATGTAGTCTAGTGGATGACCTTGGACTGATCACCACTTCAACTCTAGTCACTTGTTTACTATAATGGCGTGACCAGTGTTAAAACTAGACTAGCCCTTTTGTACACGCCATTGTTGTGTCACCTTCATGAGGACACACTCATCACGCTAATATACACAGACGGGGAGGGGGGATTTTCATAATACAGTTTAGTAGATGTCATGTACCGCGGAGTTAAATGCACTTTTAATTCAACTCATGTAGGCTTTTGATTCTTGTTTTTAAGCATGTCAGTGACATGTAGAGGCTTGGCATATCTTTACATGCACCCATGACTTATAACCCCAGCAAATGTTCGACGATATGTGGCTGTCGACCTCACGTACGCGTTCTAATAGCTGATATGTACTGGTAAACTTTTGAGTACCTTCATGTAGTACCCATTTACAAGCCAAGTATTCTCCACCAACACACACCCACCTACACATCCATCGGTGTACAGGCTGGTTGATTTAGAACATATATAACTCAGCTTAGCTGgataacaaaaatgtatgtgatgtcgCAAATAACAAACAAGTTTTAGATATTTAAGCTAACCTGATTGATGGCGGCCTTGTTGATATACAATGAATGcgcatacatacaaacaaacaaacaggctAATAAATGCACAATATGTGTGTCGTCAGAAAACAATAAGTCAAGCTTTATATCTTGACTGTATTACCACACCACTAGTACTGTCTGAAATTACAATGTACCGATAAAGTGAGATGACCTACTTCGACTTCTCAACAGTCAAACATGTCAACAAGTAATATGGCACCTTGCACACAATCTGTACCAAACCGgtcggtacaaaacacaggtacaggtCAGGTACAGGTCAGGTCAGACCAGGTCAGGTATCACctgactattttttttaattcacacTCAGATCCAACGATGTGAATCCGTCATTATATTTGGTGTTTTTCGATTAGttgtcaggttattttttctcaGCAATTCAGCAGTTAtcctttttttcaaaattgctACACAATTAGTGTCTTCTGTTCTGGGAATTACCGTGACTTTTCACTTTTTCGTTCTTGTATGTACCAGGTGCATTCAAGAGTAAGAATGTTTTGCCAACTACATGCACTTTTAGATattgcacatgaaaaaaaaaagatggcaCAGGACGATTTGCACAACTaaaatataccattgcaatatgTTTAGGACAAGAAATCTACGATTTGTTCTCACTTTTCTTTTGCAAtgtaacaaataacaaataggCTTTGATTTCTACTTGCTTACTACACACTCTACGACACATCTAAACGCACATGCTCCATCTGAGCAGTAATcaaaattggtaattaatggCTGTCAAGAGAGATATCGTTTGAGCGGGTCTTAGTATTTAAAATGTTTTCTACAGAATGTAAACATATTCAAGTACTTACATTATtgaattagcatttataaaaagagaaggtgaaatttgtcatgaaaaccaatatatattgcaaataaaaacacaaaacccggcaggccaggccaggtcagGCCTGAATTTTATTTTTCGGATTTATATTCAGATCTGATATAACTCACTGCTTATATTGATCATTCAGATTGAGATGCTTCTATAGATTTGTCAAAAAGTCAAAAAGCACTGGGCTGATTTCATTGCTATTTGGTGCACGAAATTCATCAAATCGAAATGATCGCACGGGAGATGTGTGATTTGGatcaaaagtaaataaaaatataaattcaacaagtactgggcagattggtctccTAGAGGTGTGTAGATGAAGAGTTGTTCGAGACACAATGGTCCCTTTGTCGATATGCAAATATGGACTAAAAATATGTGACACATATcgtaacacaacacaaaacaatacaacacaacacaacacaacacaacacaacacaacacaacacaacacaacacaacacaacacaacacaacacaacacaatcaTTCCCTTGCAAGCCGAATTCAAGAGACAATTCTGAAGTGACCTTTTATGAACTTTTATTGCAAACTGACAAGGGATTGAAAAACGAATCTAAAGAAGCATCTCAATCTGATCAATGGTTAAATCagatcatcatcgtcgtcgttaTTATCGTCATCACCATAAGTAGCTAGATTAAATTTGTATCTCATTTCTATCTTCCCTTTTTGTTTTCACCATCCTTTAACAATCTTCGTAATATTTTCCCACTTTGCGATTTTGGAATCTCATCGATAAATTCCACTCCTCCACGCAGTTTTTTGAACGGTGCTACCTTGCCTATCAAAGTAAGAACAACAAgaatactttgaaatattttagttAAAATCTTTTTCgcagctcccccccccctcgaTATTTCAAACTATTTCGTGCCCCCCTCCAaaacaaaaagaagaaaaatgaacACAAGAATATCGTACCAAAGGCTACAGAGATTTTtataatatacaattatatggtACCCCTAAACCCCGTTTCACTTTCTCGAGATGTGTTGTACACTACACATTGGGTTGTAACCTATACTTAaagatacttagccagcagggcTTTTCATTGCAATCTTTATTAGGAGAGAAGAGAAACAGCATCACCATAGTCGCTAGTGGGGAGGGTATGGGAGTGATGTCCCCACCCCTCCCATGGTTAACACTATTTTTAACATGAAGACATGTTGGAGGCTATTTAGAGGCGTGACATTTCAAACCATGCACATTATTGAAAACCATTACTTAAAAATTATCTTCAAGAGCTTAAGGCACCCACCTCATGATAATTCGATATAGGGTTAAGAGGTTATTACGGTGAGGCCGcaagaaattttgaaaatgtacttggtaaatgacttcctGGGGTTAAATCATGAGCAATATATTCCGTAAATTCTGCTCCTTCCCAAAGGTCAACTTCTCTACCCAAGAATAAATCCTGCTCGTGTTTACTTAATAATTCCCTTTTGAGTCTTTTAGAAAATCGCAAATCTGACCGCATTAACATACTACTGTAACCTGTTGAAAATCTCTCATTTTCACCTTCAACAAATTTATACACGTCCTCTGGAAGCAATCTTCTACTGTTCGTCACAATGAAAGCTTTTGGCAACTCTCCAGCTTCCTCATCCTGGACTGGGATAACTGCTGCATCTTGAATTTCAGGATGGCTAATCAGCAGGGCTTCCAATTCTGCAGGAGCCACCTGAAAATTTAGAAGAAAAATACCGCGATCTCAAAaactgtttgaaaaaaattgaaaacatcgACTTTAGAAGATTGTGATATAAGTTGACTGATACGCATGCACAATCCATTGGTTACTATTGCGATTTCTAAAGCATTAACACTCCTAAGTAAAATATCAGCGAGGCCGAATTTAATGCTGTAAAGACAATTTTACTAGTTGGCAGGGTTTGGTCAACTGGACAACTTGATTATTCATCATAATAGTATATACGTAGTACTAAGTTCAATGAcgacatgaaaataaaaatactgaatATGATGTAAAGTTCATTTACAGCACCTGGAACCCTTTGTACTTGATGAGTTCCTTTAGCCTATCTTCCACATGCACGTGACCTTTTTCATCGATGTATCCTATATCACCTTTATAGAAAAGTGCACAATGTCAATGAATGACTTCAGGGAAACCTCTCACACTACAATGTGCACATCATAGTGTTAGATTGCGGCTACATCCTACATGTAGTTATAGAAAGAAGagcacagacatatatatagattCCACCTCATGGACATTTGTTTGTATCTAATTGATGGTCTCTCTCtctatccctccctccctccctccctcccacccccttctctctctctctctctctctctctctctctctctctctctctctctctctctctctctctctctctctctctctctctctctctctctctctctctctctctctctctctctctctctctcgcgccAAAATTAGACATACCTGACGAGACCCAGCCATGTTCATCAATTATTTGTGCTGTCGCCTCTGGGTTTCCAAAGTACCCCAGCATCGTGGTTGGACTATGAAGGCATATGATTCCAGATTTACCAACTGGTAATATTTCTCCAGTTTCAATATCAACAACCTAACAGTAAcagacatcatcatcatcatcatcatcatcatcatcatcatcatcaaataatACAATTACAGGTACAGTGAATCCTATTTTAACTTTCCATGTATATTTGATTCGCGATGACAAAATAAGCTTAGTAGTCTGGTAAAGTCTCACGTGTAGATTAATGAGTAATCATGTTTCCACCGCATGGATATTAGTTTGTATATCTAATTGATGGTGTAATAGttaataataatttgaatactCTAATAACTATGATTTTTAATATTGAACATGTGTGTGAGTTTGTGTATGAGCGAAACTGTAGATCCATCGTCTATGTAGAAACGTACCAATGAAGGGAAACGGAGAGGAAGATAGCGAGTAACTACGTGTAAGTGAAACAGGATACTTTAGTGTAAGATACAGTCTTTCGTGGTGATGAGTTTTACCTTGGCTTCAGCATTCGGCACCAAAGTCCCACTTGATCCCTTTGGCCACTGACTAGGATCATTCCCGTAACACACATGTGTCACAACTGCTTCTGTCAATCCATACCCTACGAAAGGCACAAGACCAAGAACGTTTTAAAAAGAACCACGACGGTGCGATTGTGTCATCTAGGTAGCCTATGTTTGTCGGTGTTTTGAGTTAAACATGAGTTTTCTCAGAACTCCACCCCAGCTCCGATCACAAACCAAAAGTGACCCCTAGTAAAGACCTCGTTTTCGAAAATGATCCGACCACCCcatttttgcaaattttaaGTATAACTTACACGTGTAAAGCTTACATAGTCGTATTGCGATCCTGTTACTTTAACTATAACTCATTTTTTCTTAGAAATTCTGTTATTTTTAAACTGTCGATATAACTTCGTGATTTAACAtgtttaaaaagtgaaatttaatCATTTCCTTCCAATATCAGAGCAAGTCATTAACTTCCTAATGATAAGCATATCTAATCGTTTCAAAAATGTAgtttcaaaatatcataaagGAACGACGAGTCACCTCTAGTCAACAACCAATCACACcttgtatattttggtcaacaACCAATcacacattgtatattttggtcatcaaccaatcacatcGTTTATGTCCTGGTCAATAACCAATCACACGCTGTATGTCAACAACCGATTGCTCATCATAGACGTATGCCATGTTTCCATAATCAACCATTCACATCACACTTGGTAGATATATAGCTAAAGTTCAGAAACCTTGTCTAAGAATAGCTTTGGGGTTTGTTCTACTCTGCACGGCTGCTGGAAGCTTGTCACTCAGTGGTGCTGCAGCACACAGAAATTGTTCAATGCAAGATAAGTCGTAGTTATCAACTATTGGATGTTTTGCTAGGAGAAGTGCCATGGGGGGAACAATTGGTAAGAAATTTACCTATaagtatgaaaaaaaatatcgttACTCAAAAATCAATCTTTCTTCAAATCAGCCCGTAACAACTTAAAATAACTACGAGAGAAAGCAATTGATGAAATAGGCATGGTTTAACGATATAACAAGTCTTTGTAGTAAACACAGACCCCTCAAATAATTTACTTTTATGTATATGGTGGCATGGTGGAAacgaaattggtggcaacaaatgaATACTATAAAGCGTCTGTGATATGCCAGAAATGGCTCGATTGTGATATTAGGTCCTGAAGGTCAAGGTAAAAGGTCTTAAACGAAAGAGTACAACTGATACTActgaaatgaattgaattgaattgaattgaattgaattgaattgaaacatAACAtattaacaataaaaaaaattaacaacaaacAATTCTCACCATGGAATAGTTCACTCGCAACTAATCTAATCCATGGTCCTGACAAGTAAAGTCATATACTTATTACATGgcacacaaataaataacagaTGAATGATAAAATACAGATACCTATTTACATCGCTACATTCCTGTATAATAGGGTTGGGTGCTTGAATGGAGTTTCTATGTATTAATGTATTGAGTTAGGTTAATATGCAGTAAATCACGATTGTACACTACAAATATAGGAGCCAGTCAGTAAAAaggtgatatgagcaccaaagtgACTACAATATTGAAGAAATGGTTTGATGTCAATATTCCCTCCTGAAAAACAAGGTCAGGCCTGGTCAAATGCCACCGTCTCACATGAACGTTTGCATATGATTATATATGGGGTTACACATTTTTGTCATATGTTACGATCAGCAAGTATGTGTAGTACAAGATAAAGTGCATACGCGACGATGTATCTGTATATACTTGAATGGATCTCTATGTTTTCACTTGTAGGCCACCGTATGTTTTAGTTAGGTAGTAATgtgttgattttgaaatttacagACATAGCCACAAATTACGTTAAAAAGTGACATAAACACCAAATGCTTGtgtgtatttcttttctttttatattacatgtgaacatgatttaaaagaaattggctaCAAATAAATACTACGAAATGTCTTAGTTTTGATATATAATTGCTGGCtcgattttgataattgaccctgaaggtcaaggtcaaggtcagagTCTTAAAGGAAAGCTTGCCCGTGATTATAAGGGAGTAGACACTAGAGTCTCTTTGTAGTACGGttttagttatgcagtaaattttttatttttttacagcacatatggccgccattttgtcAAGTTCGCATATGTCgcgaaacaaagtgacatgcatatacaCCATAGGATATGCCACTTTGcgccaggtttgattgaaatcggACATTGCTTGTCAGAGATATTACGCATTTCGGACgaacagatggatggatgaatacacGAATCCCAATGTAATAGTCCCTTTGGGAGACTAAAACGTTACTGCATCAAAGGAGACCTGTCCAGTATATCATTTCTATACGATCAATTTGATTTCTTAAATCACGTCCTATTAAATTCAATTCGGAAAGTttgaataaaagaaaaaaaacatgagtTCCACACCTTGTAATCTTGAATAGTTTTCAGGAAAACTTCTTGATCAAATCGTGGTAATGATATCACTCGAGATCCTTGTACAAGACTAAGGCTCAGAATAATTAACATACCATAGATATGAAAGAATGGCAAAACTGCCACCGATGTGTCATGTTCCTCTCTGTGAAGAAGTCCAGGTATCCTGTTCAAAATAACACAATTGATACAAGTGTCAATTGAATTTGATGACTAAGAACTTTATGAATCCGGAAGTGTTTTCAGCAAAGGCGTTTCTGCCCAGGCCTAGGTGAGCTGCTTCAGTACTGTAGTATACCCAATCCGTAACGCTGCCATCAACACATATAAGTCATTATGGCATTGCACATTTTCTATAATTTTGTCATTCTTTCTTGTGGCTGCCTTGTTTCTATCTCGTGATGTTTCATACAACTGGTTATGAGGagaattgtatatattgtacctGAGCTGTGAAAGGTTTGATATGTAGTTAAAATGGCTCATCATAACCCCCTTGGGGAGTCCTGTCGTACCACTGGAATACGGAATAACAGCCACATCTTTCTTTGGGTGTATGGTCAGGTTCCGTGGAAATGCCGAACCATTGTTGTCAAGAAGAGAAGAATACGTCTTACAACCGTCTGCCTGCCCAATCACGTAAATATCCTATTACAAACAAGATATACCACTGATAGAATATTAAATGAATGGATTCCATAGACGCTCGGTCATTATTTTCGCGGCAAATTTCACCTTCTGGGTACATATCTACAACCAAATTTCCTAGGCCCTTGCGATTCTCAAATTATATGCCAATGTCCCTATTTTATACATACCTTGATGGTAGCTATTCTCTCTGCCCCTTGTCTTGCCATCTCTGCAAACATTGGTAAGGTGAAAATGATACTTGGTTTTGAAATGGTCAGCTGTTGAACCaattcctctggtggtaaaacACAAGCACGGGTTTCTAATTTTCTACGCTGTGCAAAACTTCAAATGGTTTCAATGAAGAAAGATATagagtgtttgtttgtttgtttagtgtTTTCATAGAATCCTTTGATACAGTATTTGCTTTCTTGAACAGTGAAATATAGCTGTGCCCAATCATACCAGTTTGAACTTGAATTGTTCAAGTTACAATCTATGTCCTCTCGAGTACATAGCTCCTTTTTAAAACACTCACCTGTTGTATATAGAGGGTTAACAGTCGTAACAGTGCCACCAACAATTAAAACAGCACTGAATATCACGAAAAATTCAGGCATATTTGGAAGATAAATTGCACAGGTGTCTCCCTGCATGAAGCCATCCATAGTTAGGCCACCAGCACATTTGTAGACGAGTTCCTTTAGTTGTGTAAACGTATATGATTTGCCGGTTACACCATCGACCTGTCAGGGACAATTAAAAGTCTCCGATGAAGAAACTCCATTGccaaattatatcaatattcCCAAGAATTCTTTTGACCGAAACCACAAGCTGTCCATTGACTTTATAACACAACTGATTGATGGATGTTTTATCACCCATTTACTCTTCGCATTTAGTTTGTAATACTATGAGTTGAATGGGAACAGTGCAATGGGTCAGTGCAGAAATATACCCAGAGGCACCATCCCAAAGATATATGTAAGCAAACTCTGTAGTACATATAGTGAAAAAAACTGCAACTTtgccagaaaaaaaatacagtaaaaaatTCCaaggtgtatttttttttatatgataGATGGGTTCGCTACTATCGACAGCAGCGATCTTTCGTGTTTTGATTTGTAGTACCATAAATGGTATAAAGTGGTCCACCTACCAATGCTTCCCTGTTTCCAAATTTGTCGAAATCTTTCATTACATATTCAGCTAAATTCATGTCATCCGGGATATGTATATCGGGTAAAGGACTCTTGAAAATCCCTGTCAAATAAACTCAATTTTACAATGGTAGAATGGATATCCGACGCTAAGACTGATCATTGTTATTTCGGTATTTcatgctatgtatgtatgtatgtatgtatgtatgtatgtatgtatgtatgtacgtatgtacgtatgtacgtatgtatgtatgtatgtatgtatgtatgtatgtatgtatgtatgtatatctctgtctgtctctctgtctgtctttctgttcgtccgtctgtatgtctgcctctctgtctctgtgcCGATCTTGTCTGTAGACACAATATCTAAAAAAAACTGCATCAATTCTAATTAAGTTTGCTACACATATTTCTTATTGTAATGGCAAGAAATAATTAggtttatagtatagtataatataatataatacagtatCAGTGAGATATGTGTCAGTCTGTGTGTACATGATATCTCAAACACGACTACATAATAGTTTTAACAAGTcatctgcataattaattattttcgcaATATCTTAATAATTTAAGTgttccccccccctctct is a window of Glandiceps talaboti chromosome 5, keGlaTala1.1, whole genome shotgun sequence DNA encoding:
- the LOC144435869 gene encoding uncharacterized protein LOC144435869, which translates into the protein MLRAASIARQTIQPTLRPKLPWCKISNSTIIRPSYMIGRHFATTSRVLCDKSKETGIFKSPLPDIHIPDDMNLAEYVMKDFDKFGNREALVDGVTGKSYTFTQLKELVYKCAGGLTMDGFMQGDTCAIYLPNMPEFFVIFSAVLIVGGTVTTVNPLYTTEELVQQLTISKPSIIFTLPMFAEMARQGAERIATIKDIYVIGQADGCKTYSSLLDNNGSAFPRNLTIHPKKDVAVIPYSSGTTGLPKGVMMSHFNYISNLSQLRIPGLLHREEHDTSVAVLPFFHIYGMLIILSLSLVQGSRVISLPRFDQEVFLKTIQDYKVNFLPIVPPMALLLAKHPIVDNYDLSCIEQFLCAAAPLSDKLPAAVQSRTNPKAILRQGYGLTEAVVTHVCYGNDPSQWPKGSSGTLVPNAEAKVVDIETGEILPVGKSGIICLHSPTTMLGYFGNPEATAQIIDEHGWVSSGDIGYIDEKGHVHVEDRLKELIKYKGFQVAPAELEALLISHPEIQDAAVIPVQDEEAGELPKAFIVTNSRRLLPEDVYKFVEGKVAPFKKLRGGVEFIDEIPKSQSGKILRRLLKDGENKKGR